Proteins encoded together in one Microplitis mediator isolate UGA2020A chromosome 7, iyMicMedi2.1, whole genome shotgun sequence window:
- the LOC130672502 gene encoding anoctamin-8 isoform X4: protein MPGGEGSNSSINSLTNVNNNESRLPTASESVINNDSLCADDCGDNAMTLGDGVRRRKVIRAAKETLDKASRLLRRKIPCTGHLMTPRRLWIQKVPTQECDVVMLFPNGANDEILMWLLGRLRAGNPGLVVHVRHHTSSDSYGFYLTAPFPVLLKAAEEVHLPKALRQEYGGGLKEFIHTEINCFEGSDDQTLFFTTQERQSLVLHLLHTLRATHQDLSSLPGVKLVEGQAIIPKCISSGIISQVFPLHELPALEKLQKSWVRAFLSPQPLDEICNYFGVKITMYFAWLGHYTTALVVPAAVGVIYWVGIIGRNQAVEDVAYVLFSIFNVIWATAYLETWKRKGAELAYKWGTLDQRDDLLVEPRPLFVGTLQVSPVTGRLEPTYPNWKRNAIRYCITVPVIAVSLFFVFIVMILSFQIQDWWDAKLEAAGYGFWLSYVPKVLLAIVIAVMDEAYFKIAVWLNDLENYRLDTEYENHLIYKVALFQFVNSFLSLFYIAFYLQDQERLKEQLAALLIARQVISNLKESAVPYLIEQLRLARLSFEMFGALSPSEARSPPEDTCPPSKPAEEATEDHKPDNKEDKAKQQQLRTISQAELESSLYRIQAIKKYDGAFSEHLEMLSQLGYVCLFSSAFPLAAMAALLGNLLELRGDAFKLCFVLQRPFGRRVSSIGTWQNAMEAMGLVAILVNCALIGLSGQVQRMFPEMSATQTILLIVALEHIMLAIRFIITCAIPDIPSWVATEMAKVEFLRREAVRRLSSTPSPDQQAQTVIGRFVVSPADGESDAEATLISQAGSHSEKNGASQEGTPADTGTSSAIHTPSSPPTPGVSAMPKIAATPPALETPGSVGSTSDSGSIFSASFNASTTRESHNTPRCSIPGGERGRRSRDWLTSDRDSSSPGTDQYSHHLTIGPHGGVDWVRKLGLDGSSGRKSSDSEITGAPETNVEDLTLHRSTDCIVSKELASSSDSDLLRSAPPWMQTHRNQKFRFSPEKEKARERDRHHSGSQSVQSSHHLQLRDTDSRDRRSSGHESSGGLSSGGAGNDRGAHGIGATGLSDSTRTISSQEEEKPSKEDREAKKTRVKQSLMKRARSVAIFSLKLKERRAREAEVKAKEAEREARWQQPQSCVGGELSCIPIEKLISVDDIAAMEGRRMNH, encoded by the exons ATGCCAGGCGGCGAGGGGTCCAACTCCTCGATAAATTCATTAACAAACGTTAATAACAATGAATCGCGTTTGCCTACGGCCAGTGAGTCTGTTATCAATAATGACAGCTTGTGCGCGGATGATTGTGGTGATAACGCGATGACACTCGGTGATGGGGTCAGGAGGCGAAAGGTCATAAGGGCTGCCAAAGAAACACTCGATAAgg CTTCGAGGCTGCTGAGGCGAAAGATACCATGCACTGGTCATTTGATGACTCCCCGCCGCCTATGGATCCAAAAGGTTCCAACTCAA GAATGCGATGTAGTAATGTTGTTTCCAAATGGCGCTAATGACGAAATACTAATGTGGTTATTAGGAAGATTACGTGCTGGAAATCCAGGACTTGTAGTCCACGTTCGACATCACACGTCATCTGATAgctacggattttatttaactgcACCCTTCCCTGT attATTGAAGGCTGCAGAAGAAGTTCATTTACCAAAAGCCCTAAGACAGGAGTACGGCGGAGgattgaaagaatttatacACACTGAGATAAATTGTTTTGAAGGAAGTGACGACCAGACGCTTTTTTTTACCACACAAGAGAGACAATCTCTGGTGCTACATCTTCTTCATACACTACGAGCGACCCATCAAGATTTATCAAGTCTTCCGGGCGTTAAATTAGTCGAAGGTCAAGCTATCATACCCAAGTGTATTTCTTCGGGCATTATTTCCCAG gTGTTTCCATTACACGAACTTCCGGCTctagaaaaattacaaaagagCTGGGTGAGGGCGTTTTTAAGTCCGCAGCCGCTGGAcgaaatttgtaattattttggCGTTAAAATAACCATGTACTTTGCGTGGCTGGGGCACTACACTACTGCGCTTGTGGTTCCTGCTGCAGTGGGTGTCATATATTgg GTCGGCATCATTGGCAGGAATCAAGCAGTAGAAGATGTGGCCTATGTTCTTTTCTCGATTTTCAATGTTATCTGGGCGACTGCGTACTTGGAAACTTGGAAACGTAAAGGCGCAGAGCTGGCCTACAAATGGGGTACATTAGATCAACGGGACGATTTACTTGTAGAACCACGGCCTTTGTTTGTC GGAACGCTGCAAGTATCGCCCGTTACCGGAAGACTCGAACCCACGTACCCTAATTGGAAGCGAAATGCCATCCGCTACTGTATCACCGTTCCCGTTATCGCGGTCTCATTATTTTTCGTTTTCATCGTAATGATACTGAGTTTCCAGATCCAG GACTGGTGGGACGCTAAATTGGAAGCTGCTGGCTACGGTTTCTGGTTGAGTTACGTCCCAAAAGTACTATTAGCGATAGTGATAGCAGTTATGGACGAAGCGTACTTCAAAATAGCCGTTTGGTTGAACGATTTGG AAAACTATCGACTTGACACCGAGTACGAGAACCATCTGATCTACAAAGTGGCcctg tttcAGTTTGTCAACTCATTTCTCTCGCTATTTTACATCGCGTTTTATCTCCAAGATCAAGAAAGACTAAAGGAA caATTGGCGGCACTACTGATAGCCCGGCAAGTgataagtaatttaaaggaATCAGCTGTCCCATACCTAATCGAGCAATTGCGATTAGCGCGACTCAGTTTCGAGATGTTCGGAGCCTTGAGTCCCAGCGAAGCGCGATCGCCACCGGAAGACACGTGTCCGCCGTCGAAACCCGCCGAGGAGGCGACAGAGGATCACAAGCCCGACAATAAGGAGGACAAAGCAAAGCAGCAGCAGCTTCGGACCATCAGCCAAGCGGAATTGGAGAGTTCACTGTACCGA ATTCAGGCGATCAAAAAG TACGACGGCGCATTTTCCGAGCACTTGGAAATGCTATCGCAGTTGGGATACGTGTGTTTATTTTCATCGGCGTTTCCTTTGGCGGCGATGGCAGCATTACTGGGTAATTTATTGGAATTACGCGGTGACGCTTTTAAACTTTGTTTTGTGTTGCAACGTCCGTTTGGTCGGCGGGTATCGAGTATTGGTACTTGGCAA AACGCAATGGAAGCAATGGGTTTAGTAGCAATTTTGGTGAATTGTGCCCTAATTGGTCTGAGTGGTCAGGTGCAGCGCATGTTTCCCGAGATGTCAGCGACGCAAACAATCCTCCTTATTGTCGCCCTCGAGCACATTATGTTAGCAATTAGATTTATAATAACCTGCGCGATACCCGACATCCCAAGCTGGGTCGCTACGGAAATGGCCAAGGTTGAATTTCTGAGACGCGAGGCTGTCCGAAGGCTGTCATCGACACCTTCCCCCGACCAACAGGCACAGACGGTTATAG GGAGGTTCGTGGTGAGTCCAGCAGACGGTGAAAGTGATGCCGAAGCGACCCTCATCAGCCAGGCCGGGTCCCATTCGGAGAAAAATGGAGCGAGTCAGGAAGGGACACCTGCGGACACGGGAACGTCTTCGGCGATCCACACCCCTAGCAGTCCACCGACGCCGGGAGTATCCGCGATGCCTAAAATAGCAGCGACGCCTCCAGCTCTAGAGACACCTGGTAGTGTCGGCAGCACCAGCGACTCCGGAAGTATCTTCTCAGCGAGCTTCAATGCCAGCACTACTCGCGAGTCTCATAACACTCCTAGATGTTCAATTCCCGGTGGAGAGCggg GTCGGCGTTCTCGAGACTGGCTGACGAGTGATCGCGACTCATCATCACCTGGTACTGATCAGTACAGCCATCACCTGACAATCGGTCCCCATGGCGGAGTGGACTGGGTGAGAAAACTTGGACTCGATGGATCTTCTGGACGTAAGTCCAGTGACTCGGAGATTACTGGGGCTCCGGAAACTAACGTCGAGGATTTGACCCTCCATCGATCCACTGACTGCATTGTGTCTAAAGAATTGGCCTCGTCATCAGACAGCGATCTTTTGAG GTCAGCGCCGCCATGGATGCAAACCCATCGCAATCAAAAATTCCGGTTCTCGCCCGAGAAAGAAAAAGCCCGAGAACGTGATCGACATCATTCGGGATCTCAATCCGTACAATCGTCACATCATTTACAGTTACGTGATACGGATTCACGTGATCGTAGGTCTTCAGGTCATGAATCAAGCGGTGGCTTATCCAGTGGAGGGGCAGGAAATGACAGAGGAGCTCACGGTATTGGCGCGACAGGTCTGTCTGATTCGACACGTACTATTTCTAGTCAGGAGGAAGAAAAACCATCGAAGGAAGACCGCGAAGCTAAAAAGACACGTGTTAAGCAGAGTCTGATGAAACGCGCACGTTCGGTGGCAATATTTTCccttaaattaaaagaacgaCGGGCCAGAGAGGCTGAGGTTAAGGCCAAAGAGGCTGAGAGAGAAGCAAGATGGCAACAGCCACAATCTTGCGTCGGGGGTGAATTGTCTTGTATACCCATTGAGAAACTCATATCCGTTGATGATATTGCCGCGATGGAAGGTCGTAGGATGAAccattag
- the LOC130672502 gene encoding anoctamin-8 isoform X5, protein MPGGEGSNSSINSLTNVNNNESRLPTASESVINNDSLCADDCGDNAMTLGDGVRRRKVIRAAKETLDKASRLLRRKIPCTGHLMTPRRLWIQKVPTQECDVVMLFPNGANDEILMWLLGRLRAGNPGLVVHVRHHTSSDSYGFYLTAPFPVLLKAAEEVHLPKALRQEYGGGLKEFIHTEINCFEGSDDQTLFFTTQERQSLVLHLLHTLRATHQDLSSLPGVKLVEGQAIIPKCISSGIISQVFPLHELPALEKLQKSWVRAFLSPQPLDEICNYFGVKITMYFAWLGHYTTALVVPAAVGVIYWVGIIGRNQAVEDVAYVLFSIFNVIWATAYLETWKRKGAELAYKWGTLDQRDDLLVEPRPLFVGTLQVSPVTGRLEPTYPNWKRNAIRYCITVPVIAVSLFFVFIVMILSFQIQDWWDAKLEAAGYGFWLSYVPKVLLAIVIAVMDEAYFKIAVWLNDLENYRLDTEYENHLIYKVALFQFVNSFLSLFYIAFYLQDQERLKEQLAALLIARQVISNLKESAVPYLIEQLRLARLSFEMFGALSPSEARSPPEDTCPPSKPAEEATEDHKPDNKEDKAKQQQLRTISQAELESSLYRYDGAFSEHLEMLSQLGYVCLFSSAFPLAAMAALLGNLLELRGDAFKLCFVLQRPFGRRVSSIGTWQNAMEAMGLVAILVNCALIGLSGQVQRMFPEMSATQTILLIVALEHIMLAIRFIITCAIPDIPSWVATEMAKVEFLRREAVRRLSSTPSPDQQAQTVIGRFVVSPADGESDAEATLISQAGSHSEKNGASQEGTPADTGTSSAIHTPSSPPTPGVSAMPKIAATPPALETPGSVGSTSDSGSIFSASFNASTTRESHNTPRCSIPGGERGRRSRDWLTSDRDSSSPGTDQYSHHLTIGPHGGVDWVRKLGLDGSSGRKSSDSEITGAPETNVEDLTLHRSTDCIVSKELASSSDSDLLRSAPPWMQTHRNQKFRFSPEKEKARERDRHHSGSQSVQSSHHLQLRDTDSRDRRSSGHESSGGLSSGGAGNDRGAHGIGATGLSDSTRTISSQEEEKPSKEDREAKKTRVKQSLMKRARSVAIFSLKLKERRAREAEVKAKEAEREARWQQPQSCVGGELSCIPIEKLISVDDIAAMEGRRMNH, encoded by the exons ATGCCAGGCGGCGAGGGGTCCAACTCCTCGATAAATTCATTAACAAACGTTAATAACAATGAATCGCGTTTGCCTACGGCCAGTGAGTCTGTTATCAATAATGACAGCTTGTGCGCGGATGATTGTGGTGATAACGCGATGACACTCGGTGATGGGGTCAGGAGGCGAAAGGTCATAAGGGCTGCCAAAGAAACACTCGATAAgg CTTCGAGGCTGCTGAGGCGAAAGATACCATGCACTGGTCATTTGATGACTCCCCGCCGCCTATGGATCCAAAAGGTTCCAACTCAA GAATGCGATGTAGTAATGTTGTTTCCAAATGGCGCTAATGACGAAATACTAATGTGGTTATTAGGAAGATTACGTGCTGGAAATCCAGGACTTGTAGTCCACGTTCGACATCACACGTCATCTGATAgctacggattttatttaactgcACCCTTCCCTGT attATTGAAGGCTGCAGAAGAAGTTCATTTACCAAAAGCCCTAAGACAGGAGTACGGCGGAGgattgaaagaatttatacACACTGAGATAAATTGTTTTGAAGGAAGTGACGACCAGACGCTTTTTTTTACCACACAAGAGAGACAATCTCTGGTGCTACATCTTCTTCATACACTACGAGCGACCCATCAAGATTTATCAAGTCTTCCGGGCGTTAAATTAGTCGAAGGTCAAGCTATCATACCCAAGTGTATTTCTTCGGGCATTATTTCCCAG gTGTTTCCATTACACGAACTTCCGGCTctagaaaaattacaaaagagCTGGGTGAGGGCGTTTTTAAGTCCGCAGCCGCTGGAcgaaatttgtaattattttggCGTTAAAATAACCATGTACTTTGCGTGGCTGGGGCACTACACTACTGCGCTTGTGGTTCCTGCTGCAGTGGGTGTCATATATTgg GTCGGCATCATTGGCAGGAATCAAGCAGTAGAAGATGTGGCCTATGTTCTTTTCTCGATTTTCAATGTTATCTGGGCGACTGCGTACTTGGAAACTTGGAAACGTAAAGGCGCAGAGCTGGCCTACAAATGGGGTACATTAGATCAACGGGACGATTTACTTGTAGAACCACGGCCTTTGTTTGTC GGAACGCTGCAAGTATCGCCCGTTACCGGAAGACTCGAACCCACGTACCCTAATTGGAAGCGAAATGCCATCCGCTACTGTATCACCGTTCCCGTTATCGCGGTCTCATTATTTTTCGTTTTCATCGTAATGATACTGAGTTTCCAGATCCAG GACTGGTGGGACGCTAAATTGGAAGCTGCTGGCTACGGTTTCTGGTTGAGTTACGTCCCAAAAGTACTATTAGCGATAGTGATAGCAGTTATGGACGAAGCGTACTTCAAAATAGCCGTTTGGTTGAACGATTTGG AAAACTATCGACTTGACACCGAGTACGAGAACCATCTGATCTACAAAGTGGCcctg tttcAGTTTGTCAACTCATTTCTCTCGCTATTTTACATCGCGTTTTATCTCCAAGATCAAGAAAGACTAAAGGAA caATTGGCGGCACTACTGATAGCCCGGCAAGTgataagtaatttaaaggaATCAGCTGTCCCATACCTAATCGAGCAATTGCGATTAGCGCGACTCAGTTTCGAGATGTTCGGAGCCTTGAGTCCCAGCGAAGCGCGATCGCCACCGGAAGACACGTGTCCGCCGTCGAAACCCGCCGAGGAGGCGACAGAGGATCACAAGCCCGACAATAAGGAGGACAAAGCAAAGCAGCAGCAGCTTCGGACCATCAGCCAAGCGGAATTGGAGAGTTCACTGTACCGA TACGACGGCGCATTTTCCGAGCACTTGGAAATGCTATCGCAGTTGGGATACGTGTGTTTATTTTCATCGGCGTTTCCTTTGGCGGCGATGGCAGCATTACTGGGTAATTTATTGGAATTACGCGGTGACGCTTTTAAACTTTGTTTTGTGTTGCAACGTCCGTTTGGTCGGCGGGTATCGAGTATTGGTACTTGGCAA AACGCAATGGAAGCAATGGGTTTAGTAGCAATTTTGGTGAATTGTGCCCTAATTGGTCTGAGTGGTCAGGTGCAGCGCATGTTTCCCGAGATGTCAGCGACGCAAACAATCCTCCTTATTGTCGCCCTCGAGCACATTATGTTAGCAATTAGATTTATAATAACCTGCGCGATACCCGACATCCCAAGCTGGGTCGCTACGGAAATGGCCAAGGTTGAATTTCTGAGACGCGAGGCTGTCCGAAGGCTGTCATCGACACCTTCCCCCGACCAACAGGCACAGACGGTTATAG GGAGGTTCGTGGTGAGTCCAGCAGACGGTGAAAGTGATGCCGAAGCGACCCTCATCAGCCAGGCCGGGTCCCATTCGGAGAAAAATGGAGCGAGTCAGGAAGGGACACCTGCGGACACGGGAACGTCTTCGGCGATCCACACCCCTAGCAGTCCACCGACGCCGGGAGTATCCGCGATGCCTAAAATAGCAGCGACGCCTCCAGCTCTAGAGACACCTGGTAGTGTCGGCAGCACCAGCGACTCCGGAAGTATCTTCTCAGCGAGCTTCAATGCCAGCACTACTCGCGAGTCTCATAACACTCCTAGATGTTCAATTCCCGGTGGAGAGCggg GTCGGCGTTCTCGAGACTGGCTGACGAGTGATCGCGACTCATCATCACCTGGTACTGATCAGTACAGCCATCACCTGACAATCGGTCCCCATGGCGGAGTGGACTGGGTGAGAAAACTTGGACTCGATGGATCTTCTGGACGTAAGTCCAGTGACTCGGAGATTACTGGGGCTCCGGAAACTAACGTCGAGGATTTGACCCTCCATCGATCCACTGACTGCATTGTGTCTAAAGAATTGGCCTCGTCATCAGACAGCGATCTTTTGAG GTCAGCGCCGCCATGGATGCAAACCCATCGCAATCAAAAATTCCGGTTCTCGCCCGAGAAAGAAAAAGCCCGAGAACGTGATCGACATCATTCGGGATCTCAATCCGTACAATCGTCACATCATTTACAGTTACGTGATACGGATTCACGTGATCGTAGGTCTTCAGGTCATGAATCAAGCGGTGGCTTATCCAGTGGAGGGGCAGGAAATGACAGAGGAGCTCACGGTATTGGCGCGACAGGTCTGTCTGATTCGACACGTACTATTTCTAGTCAGGAGGAAGAAAAACCATCGAAGGAAGACCGCGAAGCTAAAAAGACACGTGTTAAGCAGAGTCTGATGAAACGCGCACGTTCGGTGGCAATATTTTCccttaaattaaaagaacgaCGGGCCAGAGAGGCTGAGGTTAAGGCCAAAGAGGCTGAGAGAGAAGCAAGATGGCAACAGCCACAATCTTGCGTCGGGGGTGAATTGTCTTGTATACCCATTGAGAAACTCATATCCGTTGATGATATTGCCGCGATGGAAGGTCGTAGGATGAAccattag